From Bos taurus isolate L1 Dominette 01449 registration number 42190680 breed Hereford chromosome 29, ARS-UCD2.0, whole genome shotgun sequence, a single genomic window includes:
- the PCF11 gene encoding pre-mRNA cleavage complex 2 protein Pcf11 isoform X2, translating into MSEQTPAEAGTAGAREDACRDYQSSLEDLTFNSKPHINMLTILAEENLPFAKEIVSLIEAQTAKAPSSEKLPVMYLMDSIVKNVGREYLTAFTKNLVATFICVFEKVDENTRKSLFKLRSTWDEIFPLKKLYALDVRVNSLDPAWPIKPLPPNVNTSSIHVNPKFLNKSPEESSTPGTVVSSPSISTPPIVPDIQKNLTQEQLIRQQLLAKQKQLLELQQKKLELELEQAKAQLAVSLSVQQETSSLGPGSAPSKLHVSQIPPMAVKAPHQVPVQPEKSRPGPSLQIPDTKGTNRDPRLNRMSQHSSHGKDQSHRKEFLMNTLNQSDIKTSKTVPSEKLNSSKQEKSKSGEKITKKELDQLDSKSKSKSKSPSPLKNKLSHTKDLKNQEAESTRVSDMSKRDPRLKKHLQDKTDSKDDDTKDKRKTAEKKDKDEHMKSSEHRLVGSRNKIINGIVQKQDTITEESEKPGTKPGRSSTRKRSRSRSPKSRSPIIHSPKRRDRRSPKRRQRSMSPTSTPKAGKIRQSGVKQSHMEEFTPSREERSAKRSTKQDVRDPRRIKKTEEERPQETAGQHSTKSSTEPKENVENWPSSKSTKRWKSGWEENKSLQQGDEHSKAPHLRHRESWSSTKGILSPRAPKPQHRLSVDANLQIPKELTVASKRELLQKTSERLASGEITQDEFLVVVHQIRQLFQYQEGVREEQRSPFNDRFPLKRPRYEDSDKPFVDSPASRFAGLDTNQRLTALAEDRPLYDGPSRPSVARDGPAKMIFEGPNKLSPRIDGPPAPGSLRFDGSPGQMGGGGPLRFEGPQGQLGGGCPLRFEGPPGPVGTPLRFEGPIGQAGGGGFRFEGSPGLRFEGSAGGLRFEGPGGQPVGGLRFEGHRGQPVGGLRFEGPHGQPVGGLRFENPRGQPVGGLRFEGGHGPSGAAMRFDGPHGQPSGGIRFEGPLLQQGVGMRFEGPHGQSVAGMRFEGQHNQLGGNLRFEGPHGQPGVGIRFEGPLVQQGGGMRFEGPSVPGGGLRIEGPLGQGGPRFEGCHPLRFEGQPGQSSLLPRFDGLHGQPGPRFERTGQPGPQRFDGPPGQQVQPRFDGVPQRFEGPQHQQASRFDIPLGLQGTRFDNHPSQRLESVSFNQTGPYNDPPGNAFNAPSQGLQFQRHEQMFDSPQGPNFNGPHGPGNQSFSNPLNRASGHYFDEKNLQSSQFGNFGNLPAPITVGNIQASQQVLTGVSQPVAFGQGQQFLPVHPQNPGAFVQNPSGALPKAYPDNHLSQVDVNELFSKLLKTGILKLSQPDSATTQVNEVAAQPPAEEEEDQNEDQDVPDLTNFTIEELKQRYDSVINRLYTGIQCYSCGMRFTTSQTDVYADHLDWHYRQNRTEKDVSRKVTHRRWYYSLTDWIEFEEIADLEERAKSQFFEKVHEEVVLKTQEAAKEKEFQSVPAGPAGAVESCEICQEQFEQYWDEEEEEWHLKNAIRVDGKIYHPSCYEDYQNTSSFDCTPSPSKTPVENPLNIMLNIVKNELQEPCESPKVKEERTDTPPACTEESIATATEIKTENDTVESV; encoded by the exons ATGTCAGAGCAGACGCCGGCCGAGGCCGGTACTGCGGGGGCCCGGGAGGACGCCTGTCGGGATTATCAGTCATCACTCGAAGACCTGACCTTCAATAGCAAACCGCACATCAATATGCTGACCATTCTAGCCGAGGAGAACCTGCCCTTCGCCAAGGAGATCGTCTCTCTCATCGAGGCCCAAACCGCCAAG GCTCCCTCCTCAGAGAAGCTTCCTGTTATGTACCTTATGGATTCTATCGTGAAAAATGTTGGAAGAGAGTATCTCACTGCCTTTACTAAAAATCTAGTTGCaacatttatttgtgtgtttgaaaag GTGGATGAAAATACtagaaaaagtttatttaaattacGTTCCACATGGgatgaaatatttcctttgaaGAAACTTTATGCCCTGGATGTCAGAGTCAATTCGTTAGATCCTGCTTGGCCTATTAAACCTCTGCCCCCCAATGTGAATACATCTAGCATCCATGTGAATcctaagtttttaaataaatcg CCTGAAGAGTCTTCAACACCTGGCACAGTGGTCAGTTCCCCTAGCATCTCCACTCCTCCTATTGTCCCGGATATACAAAAGAATCTTACTCAAGAGCAACTAATAAGGCAGCAATTACTGGCAAAACAAAAGCAGCTGTTAGAACTTCAGCAGAAAAAGCTGGAGCTTGAGCTTGAGCAAGCTAAGGCACAACTG gCAGTTTCCCTTAGTGTTCAGCAGGAGACATCCAGCTTAGGTCCTGGATCTGCACCATCCAAATTACATGTTTCACAGATTCCCCCTATGGCAGTTAAAGCTCCCCATCAGGTTCCTGTGCAGCCTGAGAAAAGTCGTCCAGGTCCATCCTTACAAATTCCAGATACGAAAGGAACTAACCGGGATCCCCGTCTTAATAGGATGAGTCAACATTCTTCTCATGGAAAAGATCAAAGTCACAGGAAAGAATTCCTAATGAACACACTGAACCAATCTGATATTAAGACCAGTAAAACTGTACCCTCTGAAAAACTAAATTCATCCAAGcaagaaaaaagtaaatcagGTGAAAAAATAACCAAGAAAGAACTTGACCAATTGGATTCTAAATCCAAATCTAAATCTAAATCACCGTcacctttgaaaaataaattatcccACACAAAAGACTTGAAAAATCAAGAAGCTGAAAGTACAAGGGTGTCTGATATGAGCAAGAGAGATCCAAGATTAAAAAAACATCTTCAGGATAAGACTGATAGCAAAGATGATGATACAAAGGACAAGAGAAAAACTGcagaaaaaaaggataaagatGAGCACATGAAATCATCTGAACACAGACTGGTGGGAAgtagaaataaaatcataaatggcATTGTACAAAAACAGGATACAATAACGGAAGAATCAGAAAAACCGGGGACAAAACCAGGGAGATCGAGTACTAGAAAGCGATCAAGATCACGATCACCCAAGTCTCGGTCACCAATTATACATTCTCCCAAGAGAAGAGACAGGCGGTCACCCAAACGAAGGCAAAGGAGTATGTCTCCAACCTCAACCCCCAAAGCTGGGAAGATTCGCCAGTCAGGAGTTAAACAGTCACACATGGAGGAGTTTACACCTTCCAGGGAAGAAAGAAGTGCAAAGAGAAGTACTAAACAGGATGTTCGAGATCCAAGGCGGATAAAAAAGACTGAAGAGGAACGACCCCAAGAGACTGCTGGTCAACATTCTACCAAGTCAAGCACTGAACCAAAGGAGAATGTAGAAAATTGGCCAAGTTCCAAGTCTACCAAAAGGTGGAAATCCGgttgggaagaaaataaaag TTTACAACAGGGTGATGAACATAGTAAAGCTCCTCATCTAAGGCATAGGGAGAGCTGGTCAAGCACTAAAGGAATCTTGTCACCTCGAGCCCCAAAGCCGCAGCATCGATTAAGTGTAGATGCCAATCTTCAGATTCCTAAAGAGTTAACTGTTGCAAGCAAAAGAGAATTACTTCAAAAG ACGAGTGAACGTTTAGCATCTGGTGAAATTACACAGGATGAGTTCCTTGTTGTTGTGCATCAAATACGACAGCTATTTCAGTATCAAGAAG gtGTACGAGAAGAGCAGAGATCACCATTCAATGATCGTTTTCCACTTAAACGACCTAGATATGAAGATTCAGATAAACCATTTGTAGATAGCCCTGCATCAAGATTCGCCGGCCTTGATACAAATCAGCGACTTACGGCTTTAGCTGAAGATAGACCGTTATACGATGGACCTAGCAGGCCATCAGTAGCGAGAGATGGCCCAGCCAAGATGATTTTTGAAGGACCTAATAAATTAAGCCCTAGAATTGATGGACCTCCTGCACCAGGTTCTCTTCGGTTTGATGGGTCACCAGGACAGATGGGGGGAGGTGGCCCTTTGAGATTTGAAGGACCACAAGGCCAGTTAGGAGGTGGATGTCCTTTGAGATTTGAAGGTCCTCCAGGACCAGTCGGGACACCTCTGCGATTTGAGGGGCCGATTGGTCAAGCAGGAGGAGGTGGCTTCCGATTTGAAGGTTCCCCTGGTCTGAGGTTTGAGGGATCTGCAGGTGGTTTGCGATTTGAAGGACCAGGGGGCCAGCCTGTGGGCGGTCTCAGGTTTGAAGGACATCGGGGTCAACCTGTGGGTGGTCTGAGGTTTGAGGGACCTCATGGTCAGCCTGTGGGTGGACTTCGATTTGAGAATCCTCGAGGTCAGCCAGTAGGTGGACTTAGATTTGAGGGAGGTCATGGTCCATCAGGGGCTGCAATGAGGTTTGATGGACCTCATGGTCAGCCATCAGGTGGGATCAGATTTGAGGGCCCATTGTTACAGCAGGGAGTTGGAATGAGGTTTGAGGGCCCCCATGGTCAGTCAGTAGCTGGTATGAGGTTTGAAGGACAACATAATCAGCTTGGTGGGAACCTTAGGTTTGAGGGTCCACATGGTCAACCAGGGGTTGGGATCAGGTTTGAAGGACCTTTAGTCCAACAAGGAGGTGGAATGAGGTTTGAGGGTCCTTCGGTCCCAGGAGGTGGCCTGAGAATCGAAGGACCTCTGGGTCAAGGCGGTCCGAGGTTTGAAGGTTGTCATCCTTTAAGGTTTGAAGGGCAGCCAGGTCAGTCATCACTCCTGCCAAGATTTGATGGATTACACGGTCAGCCAGGTCCTAGATTTGAAAGAACTGGTCAGCCAGGCCCACAGAGGTTTGATGGACCTCCTGGACAGCAGGTTCAACCAAGATTTGATGGTGTGCCTCAGAGATTTGAAGGACCACAACACCAGCAAGCATCAAGGTTTGATATTCCTCTTGGTCTTCAAGGCACACGATTTGACAATCATCCTTCACAGAGGCTTGAATCAGTATCTTTCAATCAGACTGGCCCATATAATGATCCACCTGGCAATGCTTTTAATGCCCCATCCCAAGGACTACAGTTCCAAAGACACGAACAAATGTTTGACTCACCTCAAGGACCAAATTTCAATGGACCACATGGCCCTGGAAACCAGAGTTTTTCCAATCCCCTTAACAGAGCTTCTGGACACTATTTTGATGAGAAGAATCTTCAGAGTTCTCAATTTGGAAACTTTGGCAATTTACCTGCTCCAATAACAGTAGGAAATATTCAGGCATCTCAACAG GTTCTGACTGGTGTTTCTCAGCCAGTAGCATTTGGCCAAGGACAGCAATTTTTGCCAGTTCATCCACAAAATCCTGGAGCATTTGTTCAGAATCCTTCAG gagcccTGCCTAAGGCTTATCCTGATAATCATCTCAGTCAGGTGGAtgtaaatgaattattttcaaaaCTGCTAAAAACAGGAATTCTCAAATTGTCCCAGCCTGATTCAGCTACAACAC aaGTAAATGAAGTTGCTGCTCAGCCCCCtgctgaggaggaggaagatcaAAATGAAGATCAAGATGTTCCAGATCTTACCAATTTTACAATTGAAGAATTAAAACA acGTTATGATAGTGTTATAAATCGACTGTACACTGGTATTCAGTGTTATTCCTGTGGAATGAGGTTTACAACATCACAGACAGATGTATACGCAGATCACTTGGACTGGCATTATCGACAAAATAGAACTGAAAAAGATGTAAGCAGAAAAGTCACTCACAGGCGTTGGTACTACAGTTTAACA GACTGGATAGAATTTGAGGAAATAGCTGATCTCGAAGAACGTGCAAAGAGCCAGTTTTTTGAAAAGGTACACGAAGAAGTTGTACTCAAAACTCAGGAGGCTGCTAAAGAAAAGGAGTTCCAAAGTGTACCGGCTGGACCAGCAGGAGCAGTCGAG AGTTGTGAAATCTGTCAAGAGCAATTTGAACAGTACTgggatgaagaggaggaggaatggcatttaaaaaatgctattaGAGTAGATGGAAAG aTTTATCATCCATCATGTTATGAAGATTATCAAAAT ACATCTTCATTTGATTGTACACCATCTCCCAGCAAGACACCAGTTGAAAATCCCTTGAACATTATGTTGAACATTGTCAAAAACGAATTGCAGGAACCCTGTGAAAGTCCCAAAGTTAAGGAAGAACGAACTGATACTCCACCAGCTTGCACAGAGGAAAGCATAGCAACAGCCactgaaattaaaacagaaaatgataCAGTTGAGTCAgtttaa
- the PCF11 gene encoding pre-mRNA cleavage complex 2 protein Pcf11 isoform X1, which produces MSEQTPAEAGTAGAREDACRDYQSSLEDLTFNSKPHINMLTILAEENLPFAKEIVSLIEAQTAKAPSSEKLPVMYLMDSIVKNVGREYLTAFTKNLVATFICVFEKVDENTRKSLFKLRSTWDEIFPLKKLYALDVRVNSLDPAWPIKPLPPNVNTSSIHVNPKFLNKSPEESSTPGTVVSSPSISTPPIVPDIQKNLTQEQLIRQQLLAKQKQLLELQQKKLELELEQAKAQLAVSLSVQQETSSLGPGSAPSKLHVSQIPPMAVKAPHQVPVQPEKSRPGPSLQIPDTKGTNRDPRLNRMSQHSSHGKDQSHRKEFLMNTLNQSDIKTSKTVPSEKLNSSKQEKSKSGEKITKKELDQLDSKSKSKSKSPSPLKNKLSHTKDLKNQEAESTRVSDMSKRDPRLKKHLQDKTDSKDDDTKDKRKTAEKKDKDEHMKSSEHRLVGSRNKIINGIVQKQDTITEESEKPGTKPGRSSTRKRSRSRSPKSRSPIIHSPKRRDRRSPKRRQRSMSPTSTPKAGKIRQSGVKQSHMEEFTPSREERSAKRSTKQDVRDPRRIKKTEEERPQETAGQHSTKSSTEPKENVENWPSSKSTKRWKSGWEENKSLQQGDEHSKAPHLRHRESWSSTKGILSPRAPKPQHRLSVDANLQIPKELTVASKRELLQKTSERLASGEITQDEFLVVVHQIRQLFQYQEGKHRCSVRDSPTEENKGGLKKKPLLSDAELTYYEHKAKLKRTQVQHSFPRLDLLDPDIFDYPLTDALLSGIECEPSKSKHASRNSGAQFDRKEQFSERARRLSPISGSRTYAENLSPHEGRRRHDEQVSSKGVREEQRSPFNDRFPLKRPRYEDSDKPFVDSPASRFAGLDTNQRLTALAEDRPLYDGPSRPSVARDGPAKMIFEGPNKLSPRIDGPPAPGSLRFDGSPGQMGGGGPLRFEGPQGQLGGGCPLRFEGPPGPVGTPLRFEGPIGQAGGGGFRFEGSPGLRFEGSAGGLRFEGPGGQPVGGLRFEGHRGQPVGGLRFEGPHGQPVGGLRFENPRGQPVGGLRFEGGHGPSGAAMRFDGPHGQPSGGIRFEGPLLQQGVGMRFEGPHGQSVAGMRFEGQHNQLGGNLRFEGPHGQPGVGIRFEGPLVQQGGGMRFEGPSVPGGGLRIEGPLGQGGPRFEGCHPLRFEGQPGQSSLLPRFDGLHGQPGPRFERTGQPGPQRFDGPPGQQVQPRFDGVPQRFEGPQHQQASRFDIPLGLQGTRFDNHPSQRLESVSFNQTGPYNDPPGNAFNAPSQGLQFQRHEQMFDSPQGPNFNGPHGPGNQSFSNPLNRASGHYFDEKNLQSSQFGNFGNLPAPITVGNIQASQQVLTGVSQPVAFGQGQQFLPVHPQNPGAFVQNPSGALPKAYPDNHLSQVDVNELFSKLLKTGILKLSQPDSATTQVNEVAAQPPAEEEEDQNEDQDVPDLTNFTIEELKQRYDSVINRLYTGIQCYSCGMRFTTSQTDVYADHLDWHYRQNRTEKDVSRKVTHRRWYYSLTDWIEFEEIADLEERAKSQFFEKVHEEVVLKTQEAAKEKEFQSVPAGPAGAVESCEICQEQFEQYWDEEEEEWHLKNAIRVDGKIYHPSCYEDYQNTSSFDCTPSPSKTPVENPLNIMLNIVKNELQEPCESPKVKEERTDTPPACTEESIATATEIKTENDTVESV; this is translated from the exons ATGTCAGAGCAGACGCCGGCCGAGGCCGGTACTGCGGGGGCCCGGGAGGACGCCTGTCGGGATTATCAGTCATCACTCGAAGACCTGACCTTCAATAGCAAACCGCACATCAATATGCTGACCATTCTAGCCGAGGAGAACCTGCCCTTCGCCAAGGAGATCGTCTCTCTCATCGAGGCCCAAACCGCCAAG GCTCCCTCCTCAGAGAAGCTTCCTGTTATGTACCTTATGGATTCTATCGTGAAAAATGTTGGAAGAGAGTATCTCACTGCCTTTACTAAAAATCTAGTTGCaacatttatttgtgtgtttgaaaag GTGGATGAAAATACtagaaaaagtttatttaaattacGTTCCACATGGgatgaaatatttcctttgaaGAAACTTTATGCCCTGGATGTCAGAGTCAATTCGTTAGATCCTGCTTGGCCTATTAAACCTCTGCCCCCCAATGTGAATACATCTAGCATCCATGTGAATcctaagtttttaaataaatcg CCTGAAGAGTCTTCAACACCTGGCACAGTGGTCAGTTCCCCTAGCATCTCCACTCCTCCTATTGTCCCGGATATACAAAAGAATCTTACTCAAGAGCAACTAATAAGGCAGCAATTACTGGCAAAACAAAAGCAGCTGTTAGAACTTCAGCAGAAAAAGCTGGAGCTTGAGCTTGAGCAAGCTAAGGCACAACTG gCAGTTTCCCTTAGTGTTCAGCAGGAGACATCCAGCTTAGGTCCTGGATCTGCACCATCCAAATTACATGTTTCACAGATTCCCCCTATGGCAGTTAAAGCTCCCCATCAGGTTCCTGTGCAGCCTGAGAAAAGTCGTCCAGGTCCATCCTTACAAATTCCAGATACGAAAGGAACTAACCGGGATCCCCGTCTTAATAGGATGAGTCAACATTCTTCTCATGGAAAAGATCAAAGTCACAGGAAAGAATTCCTAATGAACACACTGAACCAATCTGATATTAAGACCAGTAAAACTGTACCCTCTGAAAAACTAAATTCATCCAAGcaagaaaaaagtaaatcagGTGAAAAAATAACCAAGAAAGAACTTGACCAATTGGATTCTAAATCCAAATCTAAATCTAAATCACCGTcacctttgaaaaataaattatcccACACAAAAGACTTGAAAAATCAAGAAGCTGAAAGTACAAGGGTGTCTGATATGAGCAAGAGAGATCCAAGATTAAAAAAACATCTTCAGGATAAGACTGATAGCAAAGATGATGATACAAAGGACAAGAGAAAAACTGcagaaaaaaaggataaagatGAGCACATGAAATCATCTGAACACAGACTGGTGGGAAgtagaaataaaatcataaatggcATTGTACAAAAACAGGATACAATAACGGAAGAATCAGAAAAACCGGGGACAAAACCAGGGAGATCGAGTACTAGAAAGCGATCAAGATCACGATCACCCAAGTCTCGGTCACCAATTATACATTCTCCCAAGAGAAGAGACAGGCGGTCACCCAAACGAAGGCAAAGGAGTATGTCTCCAACCTCAACCCCCAAAGCTGGGAAGATTCGCCAGTCAGGAGTTAAACAGTCACACATGGAGGAGTTTACACCTTCCAGGGAAGAAAGAAGTGCAAAGAGAAGTACTAAACAGGATGTTCGAGATCCAAGGCGGATAAAAAAGACTGAAGAGGAACGACCCCAAGAGACTGCTGGTCAACATTCTACCAAGTCAAGCACTGAACCAAAGGAGAATGTAGAAAATTGGCCAAGTTCCAAGTCTACCAAAAGGTGGAAATCCGgttgggaagaaaataaaag TTTACAACAGGGTGATGAACATAGTAAAGCTCCTCATCTAAGGCATAGGGAGAGCTGGTCAAGCACTAAAGGAATCTTGTCACCTCGAGCCCCAAAGCCGCAGCATCGATTAAGTGTAGATGCCAATCTTCAGATTCCTAAAGAGTTAACTGTTGCAAGCAAAAGAGAATTACTTCAAAAG ACGAGTGAACGTTTAGCATCTGGTGAAATTACACAGGATGAGTTCCTTGTTGTTGTGCATCAAATACGACAGCTATTTCAGTATCAAGAAGGTAAACATAGATGCAGTGTACGGGATAGTcctacagaagaaaataaaggtggattaaaaaagaaacctcTCTTATCTGATGCTGAATTAACCTACTATGAACATAAAGCAAAACTGAAAAGGACACAGGTTCAGCATTCATTTCCAAGACTTGATCTCTTAGATCCTGATATTTTTGACTACCCTTTGACTGATGCCTTGTTGTCTGGAATAGAATGTGAGCCATCCAAAAGTAAACATGCAAGTAGGAATAGTGGAGCACAgtttgacagaaaagaacaaTTTAGTGAAAGAGCAAGACGTCTTTCTCCTATATCTGGGAGTCGTACTTATGCTGAGAATCTTTCACCCCATGAGGGCCGGAGAAGACATGACGAGCAAGTCTCTTCTAAAG gtGTACGAGAAGAGCAGAGATCACCATTCAATGATCGTTTTCCACTTAAACGACCTAGATATGAAGATTCAGATAAACCATTTGTAGATAGCCCTGCATCAAGATTCGCCGGCCTTGATACAAATCAGCGACTTACGGCTTTAGCTGAAGATAGACCGTTATACGATGGACCTAGCAGGCCATCAGTAGCGAGAGATGGCCCAGCCAAGATGATTTTTGAAGGACCTAATAAATTAAGCCCTAGAATTGATGGACCTCCTGCACCAGGTTCTCTTCGGTTTGATGGGTCACCAGGACAGATGGGGGGAGGTGGCCCTTTGAGATTTGAAGGACCACAAGGCCAGTTAGGAGGTGGATGTCCTTTGAGATTTGAAGGTCCTCCAGGACCAGTCGGGACACCTCTGCGATTTGAGGGGCCGATTGGTCAAGCAGGAGGAGGTGGCTTCCGATTTGAAGGTTCCCCTGGTCTGAGGTTTGAGGGATCTGCAGGTGGTTTGCGATTTGAAGGACCAGGGGGCCAGCCTGTGGGCGGTCTCAGGTTTGAAGGACATCGGGGTCAACCTGTGGGTGGTCTGAGGTTTGAGGGACCTCATGGTCAGCCTGTGGGTGGACTTCGATTTGAGAATCCTCGAGGTCAGCCAGTAGGTGGACTTAGATTTGAGGGAGGTCATGGTCCATCAGGGGCTGCAATGAGGTTTGATGGACCTCATGGTCAGCCATCAGGTGGGATCAGATTTGAGGGCCCATTGTTACAGCAGGGAGTTGGAATGAGGTTTGAGGGCCCCCATGGTCAGTCAGTAGCTGGTATGAGGTTTGAAGGACAACATAATCAGCTTGGTGGGAACCTTAGGTTTGAGGGTCCACATGGTCAACCAGGGGTTGGGATCAGGTTTGAAGGACCTTTAGTCCAACAAGGAGGTGGAATGAGGTTTGAGGGTCCTTCGGTCCCAGGAGGTGGCCTGAGAATCGAAGGACCTCTGGGTCAAGGCGGTCCGAGGTTTGAAGGTTGTCATCCTTTAAGGTTTGAAGGGCAGCCAGGTCAGTCATCACTCCTGCCAAGATTTGATGGATTACACGGTCAGCCAGGTCCTAGATTTGAAAGAACTGGTCAGCCAGGCCCACAGAGGTTTGATGGACCTCCTGGACAGCAGGTTCAACCAAGATTTGATGGTGTGCCTCAGAGATTTGAAGGACCACAACACCAGCAAGCATCAAGGTTTGATATTCCTCTTGGTCTTCAAGGCACACGATTTGACAATCATCCTTCACAGAGGCTTGAATCAGTATCTTTCAATCAGACTGGCCCATATAATGATCCACCTGGCAATGCTTTTAATGCCCCATCCCAAGGACTACAGTTCCAAAGACACGAACAAATGTTTGACTCACCTCAAGGACCAAATTTCAATGGACCACATGGCCCTGGAAACCAGAGTTTTTCCAATCCCCTTAACAGAGCTTCTGGACACTATTTTGATGAGAAGAATCTTCAGAGTTCTCAATTTGGAAACTTTGGCAATTTACCTGCTCCAATAACAGTAGGAAATATTCAGGCATCTCAACAG GTTCTGACTGGTGTTTCTCAGCCAGTAGCATTTGGCCAAGGACAGCAATTTTTGCCAGTTCATCCACAAAATCCTGGAGCATTTGTTCAGAATCCTTCAG gagcccTGCCTAAGGCTTATCCTGATAATCATCTCAGTCAGGTGGAtgtaaatgaattattttcaaaaCTGCTAAAAACAGGAATTCTCAAATTGTCCCAGCCTGATTCAGCTACAACAC aaGTAAATGAAGTTGCTGCTCAGCCCCCtgctgaggaggaggaagatcaAAATGAAGATCAAGATGTTCCAGATCTTACCAATTTTACAATTGAAGAATTAAAACA acGTTATGATAGTGTTATAAATCGACTGTACACTGGTATTCAGTGTTATTCCTGTGGAATGAGGTTTACAACATCACAGACAGATGTATACGCAGATCACTTGGACTGGCATTATCGACAAAATAGAACTGAAAAAGATGTAAGCAGAAAAGTCACTCACAGGCGTTGGTACTACAGTTTAACA GACTGGATAGAATTTGAGGAAATAGCTGATCTCGAAGAACGTGCAAAGAGCCAGTTTTTTGAAAAGGTACACGAAGAAGTTGTACTCAAAACTCAGGAGGCTGCTAAAGAAAAGGAGTTCCAAAGTGTACCGGCTGGACCAGCAGGAGCAGTCGAG AGTTGTGAAATCTGTCAAGAGCAATTTGAACAGTACTgggatgaagaggaggaggaatggcatttaaaaaatgctattaGAGTAGATGGAAAG aTTTATCATCCATCATGTTATGAAGATTATCAAAAT ACATCTTCATTTGATTGTACACCATCTCCCAGCAAGACACCAGTTGAAAATCCCTTGAACATTATGTTGAACATTGTCAAAAACGAATTGCAGGAACCCTGTGAAAGTCCCAAAGTTAAGGAAGAACGAACTGATACTCCACCAGCTTGCACAGAGGAAAGCATAGCAACAGCCactgaaattaaaacagaaaatgataCAGTTGAGTCAgtttaa